One Malania oleifera isolate guangnan ecotype guangnan chromosome 9, ASM2987363v1, whole genome shotgun sequence DNA segment encodes these proteins:
- the LOC131163687 gene encoding uncharacterized protein LOC131163687 yields the protein MWSSFNKLQLSQSFLRSTVVINSELGEQCGEHFETVSASRRIKSCSIQRWRRVKVGRMFLSRSLPWTVRWLQRFDVGLVWRSGFLSNNLFPRKTKWQIGSTIFKNRLLNVF from the exons ATGTGGTCCTCGTTCAACAAATTGCAACTGTCACAATCTTTTTTAAGATCAACAGTTGTGATCAATTCGGAGCTGGGGGAACAGTGTGGGGAACACTTTGAGACAG TTTCAGCATCGAGGAGGATTAAAAGTTGTTCCATCCAAAG GTGGCGGCGGGTAAAAGTGGGTAGAATGTTTTTGTCAAGAAGTCTGCCCTGGACG gtgaggtggcttcagaggtttgacGTCGGACTAGTGTGGCGCTcgggattcctttccaacaatCTTTTCCCtagaaaaacaaaatggcaaattggttccactatattcaaaaatcgtctattaaatgtattttaa